From the genome of Elusimicrobiota bacterium:
AGCCGCCCGTGCCTTTTTCCGCAGGCTTTTCGCGCTTCGCGCTCCTATCGCTTGTCCTTCCCCTGGCGCCGTCGACGCTTTCCGCGGCCGGCGCGGGAACACGCCCCGCCGCTATTCTCCGGCTCGGGGTCGGGGCCCGGGCGGCGGCCTTGGGCCAAGCCTCCGTGGCCTTGGTGGACGACGCCTCCGCCGTCTACTGGAATCCCGGGGCCCTCTCTCGCCTGAACGGGGGCAACGCCCTCCTCTCCCACGGCAGTTTCCTCAACAATGAATTGTCCTACGACGCGGCCGCCGTCGGTCGGCGGCTTTCCGGGGCCTGGGCCCTGGGCGTTCTTCTCCAACACGCCTCCGTGGGTTCCCTGTCCCGGTTGGACGCCGCGGCCCAAGAAACGGGAAGTTTTTCGCCCGCGGACACCGCCGGAACCGTGGCCCTGGCCCGAACCGTTCAAGGCCACGGGATCGGCGTTTCGCTCAAATACATCCGAAGCAAAATTCAACACACAGCCTCGACGCTCGCGGGCGGCGTGGGGTATCTGTCCCCGGCGCTTTGGGAAGGCACGTTGCGGGTGGGCGTCGCCGCCGACAACTGGGGAGGAAAACTCAAATACGCCGCTCGCGGCGAATCCCTTCCGGCCTTGCTCCGCGCGGGGGTGGCCTACGTTCCCCGCCCCGGCTGGGAAGCCGTCTTCGACACCGAGCGGGTTCAAAAGGCCGACCCGACCTACGGCGGCGGGTTGGAATATCACCGGGATTTTCGCGGCGGCCGCGCGTTTCTGCGCGGCGGTTACACGACCCGAACCAAAGACCAGGGCACCGCGGCGGGTTTCTCGGCGGGCGCGGGAGTCCTTTTTCGGAAAATCGGATTGGATTACGCCTTTCTCCCGGACGGGGATTTGGGTTACACCCACCTCTTGAACCTGTCTTTCCAATTCCGATAGGGCGATGGCGGACTTCTCCTTCACGGACCTGCAGATCTCCCACCTCCTGGTGGCTCTGCGTCGCTACCGGGAAATGTTGCTGAACGACGAGAAGGACCCGGGGCCGGCCATGATGGACGCCCTGATCGTGGACGACCTTATAAAAAGGTTTCGAGCGGCCAAGACGCCGAATCCGCCTTCTTAAAACGTATTTAAAAATCAGCCTGTTTTTCTTTCCTCCTTCCTTTATAAGCGGTTTCATATTAAAATAGTGTCCGTGCCTCTTTCTTGGGGGAAGGATTTCTTTTGTCGCAGCGTATTTTAAATCGAATTGACGGCGTGTTTGCGGATTTAAAGAAAGAAAAGCGCCCCGCTTTCATCGCCTATTTGACCGGGGGGTTTCCCACCCTGTCCGGGATGGACCGCGCCGCCAAGGATTTGGTGCGCGCCGGCGTGGATATTCTGGAAATCGGGGTTCCCTTTTCGGACCCCATCGCCGACGGGCCCACCATTCAGTTCGCCTCCCAGAAGGCCCTGGAGGGCGGCGCGACCCCGGATAAGATTTTGAGTTGGGCCCGGGGATTTCAACGGAAACACAACGTGCCCCTGGTGCTCATGACCTATATGAACCCCGTGGCCCATCGGGGGTTCGCCCGGTTCGCCCGGGAGGCCCGGGCGTCGGGGGTGGACGGGCTCATCGTTCCCGATTTGATTCCCGAAGAGGCCGGCCCCCTGCGGGCGGCTCTGACGAAGGTGGGAATTCACTTGATTCATTTGGTGGCCCCCACCACGCCGCCGGCCCGGCGGCGATGGATCGCCCGCCAAAGCGGCGGGTTTCTCTACGCGGTGTCCGTGACCGGCGTGACCGGGGCCCGCAAAGGTTTTTCTTCGGACCTTCCGGCTTTCTTAAAAGACCTTCGCCGGGGATCGCCCGTGCCCGTGGCCGTGGGGTTCGGGGTGGCGACCCCGGCGGACGCCCGGCGCCTGGCGCCCTTGGCCGACGGCGTCATCGTGGGTTCGGCTTTTATTCAACGCTTAAGAAACAAAGAATCGGTGGCCGGTTTGGCCCGCGCTCTGCGCCAGTCCATGGATTGTTAGGAGAAATGCGGTTCACATAGGCCGTCATACCGGCGAAAGCCGGTATCCAGTCTCAAAGGCGTTATTTCAGAACCGATTAAAACCCTGGACCCCGGCCTGCGCCGGGGTGACGAACCTTAAGTAAACGACATTGCCGTTAGGAGAGAATCATGCCCGTCGACGAATCCGGAAAAAAGAAATCCGTCCCGCACGGCTTGTGGACCAAGTGTCCCAAGTGCGAGCAAATCATTTACAACAAGGAACTGGAGAAGAACCTCAAGGTCTGCTCCAAGTGCGGCACGCCCCTGCGCACCACGGCCCGGGAACGCGTGGCCCAGTTGGTGGACGAGGGCACCTTCCAGGAAATCGCCCCGGACTTGTCCGGCGTGGACCCCCTGGGCTTCGTGGACACCGCGCCCTACGTTCAGCGCCTGAAGGAAAGCAAAAAGAAAACCGGCGAACGCGAGGCCATTTTGGCCGGCGTCGCCCAAATCAACGGACAGCCCGTGGCCCTGGCGGTCTTGGATTTCGGCTTCATGGGCGGCAGCATGGGCAGCGTCGTGGGGGAAAAAGTCACCCTCGCCATCGAGCGCGGCCTGAAAGACCAACTGCCGGTGATCGTCGTCTCGGCCTCGGGCGGCGCCCGCATGCAGGAGGGCATCCTCTCTTTGTTCCAAATGGCCAAAACCAGCGCGGCCCTGGCCCGGTTGGATAAGGCGCGCCTGCCGTTTATTTCCGTCGTGACCGACCCCACCACGGGCGGCGTGACCGCGAGCTTCGCCATGCTGGGCGACGTGATCGTGGCCGAACCCAAGGCCTTGGTCGCTTTTGCGGGCCCCCGGGTCATCGAGCAAACCATCCGCCAGACCCTGCCCCAGGGCTTTCAACAGTCGGAATTCCTGCTCAAGCACGGCATGGTGGACGTGGTCGTGGACCGCGCCCATCTCAAAGGGCGCCTGTCGGAATTGGCGGCCTTTTTCATGGCCGCGCGCAAAGCCGCCGCGGCGGCCGTCTGACGCCTCCCCTCCCTTGATTCGGCCCGGCCTGGAGCGGATCCGGAAGGTCCTCTCCCGTTTGGGCCACCCCGAGGACTCTTTTGCCGCGGTGATCGTCGCCGGGACCAACGGCAAAGGGTCCGTCGCGGCGATGGTCGAGTCGACCCTCCGCGCGGCGGGTCACCGCACCGGTCTTTACACCTCGCCCCATTTGATGGATCTGCGGGAACGCGTCCGTCTGGACGGCGTTCCCATTTCCAATGCCCGGTGGCGGCGGCTCGAAGCCCGTGTGCGTCGGGCCGCCCGGGGGACGGGCCTTTCCGAATTTGAAGCCCAAACGGCTCTGGCCTTTTTGGCCTTCGCCGAAGCCGGCGTGGACCTCGCGGTGTTGGAAGTGGGCCTGGGCGGCCGATGGGACGCCACCAACGCCCATCCCGCGCCGGAAGTGACCGTCGTGACCTCCATCGGGCTGGACCACCGGGAGTGGCTCGGGCCCACCCGCCGGCACATTTACCGGGAGAAGCGCGAAGTGGGGCGCGCGGGCACAGTGATGGTTCAACACCTTCCCAGGGGATTTTGGAAGGAGAGCGATCGCTGGGCGGAAGAGACCGGCGTCCCGCTCTGGACCCTGGGCCGGGAACTTCGGGTTCGTTCAGCGCCCGGTCGAAAAGACGGCGACGGGAGAATGTCCGTTCAAGGGCCGGGGTTTCAATTTTCGAATTTGGTCGTTCCTTTTCGCGGCCCCCATCAAGTTCAAAACGCCGCCCTGGCCGTGGCGGTGTCGGCGGCCTTGATCGCCCGGGGGTGGAAAATCCCGGAGGCGGCGCTCCGTCGGGGAATCGCCGGGGCCCGTTGGCCGGGCCGTTTCGACGTGGTGGACCGCCGGGGCCCCGTGGTCCTGGACGGCGCCCACAACGCCGACGCCGCCCGGGCCCTGGCCCGGGCCTGGCGGACCTCCGCCTGGGGCCGGGAAAAAGCGACGCTTCTTTTCGGTTGCTTGAAAGACAAAGACGCCGCCGCCATGGCGAAACACCTGGCCCCCCTCGCCCGGCGGGTGTTCGTGACCGCCCTGCCCACGCCCCGGTCCCGAACGGCGGAGGAGCTTCGGCGGCTGTGGGCCCGGCGGCGCCCGACCGCGACGGTGAATAATTTAAACGACCGCCGGGAAGTCGGCGCGATCTTCGGGGCCGGTCCCGTGCTGGTCACGGGGTCCCTGTATTTGGTGGGCGAAATGATGAAACGCTTTTCAAAAAAAACGCCCGCCCGGAAAGCGGCGTAAGAGAGACACCATGCGAAACGGATTGAGACTGGGGATTGACCTGGGCGGCACCCAGGTCAAATTGGCCCTGGTCGACGAACGGGGAGCGATTCGGAAACTTCAACGCGTCGAGACCGACCGCCGCCCGGCGGCCCTGGTCGCGGCCTTGAAGAAGGCCGTGGCCCCGTGGTTGAACCGCCCCCTGCGGGGCACCGGCGTCGGCGTGGCGGGCGACGTGGACCCCGTCAAGGGCGTCGTCCGTTTCGCCCCGAACCTCCGATGGAACAACGTTCCCCTGGCCGCCCTGTTCCGAAAGAACCGATTTCCCAAGCCGCTCTTCATCGAAAACGACGCCAACGCCGCCGCCTGGGGCGCCTATCATTTGGAATTTCGGGGGCGCGTCAAAAATTTGGTGGCCTTCACCCTGGGGACCGGCGTGGGGGGCGGGCTCATTTTGGACGGACGCCTTTACCGCGGCGCCTCCGGCACCGCCGGGGAACTGGGCCACATGGTGATCGAAGCCGACGGCGCCCCCTGCGCCTGCGGCAACCGCGGCTGCCTGGAGGCCTATTTGGGCGGGGCGGCGATGGTGGCCTGGGCCCGGCGCGAGTACCGACGGGCCGGCCGCGCGGCGGGAGAACTGGACCCCAAAATTTTGGAAGACCGCGCCCGGGCCGGGGACCGGATCGCCCGGGCCGCCTGGCAGCGGGCCTCCCGGGCGCTGGGCGTCGCTTTGGCCAACGTGCTCAATATTTTCAATCCCGAGGCGATCTTGCTCGCGGGGGGCGTGGCCCGGGGCGCGCCGCTTTTCCTTCCCGCCGCCCGCCGGGCCATGGCGGCGCGGGCCTTCGCCACCCCCGCCCGGGCGGTCAAAATATCCGTTTCGAGTCGGAGCGCCGATCTGGGCGTGGCCGGCGCGGCGCTCCTCGTTCCTTAATCCATGACGCGAAAAGGGTTTGGGCGCG
Proteins encoded in this window:
- a CDS encoding PorV/PorQ family protein yields the protein MPFSAGFSRFALLSLVLPLAPSTLSAAGAGTRPAAILRLGVGARAAALGQASVALVDDASAVYWNPGALSRLNGGNALLSHGSFLNNELSYDAAAVGRRLSGAWALGVLLQHASVGSLSRLDAAAQETGSFSPADTAGTVALARTVQGHGIGVSLKYIRSKIQHTASTLAGGVGYLSPALWEGTLRVGVAADNWGGKLKYAARGESLPALLRAGVAYVPRPGWEAVFDTERVQKADPTYGGGLEYHRDFRGGRAFLRGGYTTRTKDQGTAAGFSAGAGVLFRKIGLDYAFLPDGDLGYTHLLNLSFQFR
- a CDS encoding tryptophan synthase subunit alpha, whose translation is MSQRILNRIDGVFADLKKEKRPAFIAYLTGGFPTLSGMDRAAKDLVRAGVDILEIGVPFSDPIADGPTIQFASQKALEGGATPDKILSWARGFQRKHNVPLVLMTYMNPVAHRGFARFAREARASGVDGLIVPDLIPEEAGPLRAALTKVGIHLIHLVAPTTPPARRRWIARQSGGFLYAVSVTGVTGARKGFSSDLPAFLKDLRRGSPVPVAVGFGVATPADARRLAPLADGVIVGSAFIQRLRNKESVAGLARALRQSMDC
- a CDS encoding acetyl-CoA carboxylase carboxyltransferase subunit beta yields the protein MPVDESGKKKSVPHGLWTKCPKCEQIIYNKELEKNLKVCSKCGTPLRTTARERVAQLVDEGTFQEIAPDLSGVDPLGFVDTAPYVQRLKESKKKTGEREAILAGVAQINGQPVALAVLDFGFMGGSMGSVVGEKVTLAIERGLKDQLPVIVVSASGGARMQEGILSLFQMAKTSAALARLDKARLPFISVVTDPTTGGVTASFAMLGDVIVAEPKALVAFAGPRVIEQTIRQTLPQGFQQSEFLLKHGMVDVVVDRAHLKGRLSELAAFFMAARKAAAAAV
- a CDS encoding bifunctional folylpolyglutamate synthase/dihydrofolate synthase — encoded protein: MIRPGLERIRKVLSRLGHPEDSFAAVIVAGTNGKGSVAAMVESTLRAAGHRTGLYTSPHLMDLRERVRLDGVPISNARWRRLEARVRRAARGTGLSEFEAQTALAFLAFAEAGVDLAVLEVGLGGRWDATNAHPAPEVTVVTSIGLDHREWLGPTRRHIYREKREVGRAGTVMVQHLPRGFWKESDRWAEETGVPLWTLGRELRVRSAPGRKDGDGRMSVQGPGFQFSNLVVPFRGPHQVQNAALAVAVSAALIARGWKIPEAALRRGIAGARWPGRFDVVDRRGPVVLDGAHNADAARALARAWRTSAWGREKATLLFGCLKDKDAAAMAKHLAPLARRVFVTALPTPRSRTAEELRRLWARRRPTATVNNLNDRREVGAIFGAGPVLVTGSLYLVGEMMKRFSKKTPARKAA
- a CDS encoding ROK family protein; the protein is MRNGLRLGIDLGGTQVKLALVDERGAIRKLQRVETDRRPAALVAALKKAVAPWLNRPLRGTGVGVAGDVDPVKGVVRFAPNLRWNNVPLAALFRKNRFPKPLFIENDANAAAWGAYHLEFRGRVKNLVAFTLGTGVGGGLILDGRLYRGASGTAGELGHMVIEADGAPCACGNRGCLEAYLGGAAMVAWARREYRRAGRAAGELDPKILEDRARAGDRIARAAWQRASRALGVALANVLNIFNPEAILLAGGVARGAPLFLPAARRAMAARAFATPARAVKISVSSRSADLGVAGAALLVP